The region TTTTAACGGGCTACACTGGATCAATGATGACTCTCTACTTCTTCCCATTGTGAACTTTTCTGCAATTTGGGCGCGCATCAAGCAACACCCCTTATCGCGGGTGGGGCCTGGCCTAGTAACTGGGGTTGCAGATGATGATCCTAGTGGAATAGTGACGTATTCCCAGGCCGGGGCACAGTTTGGCCTCAATATGTTGTGGACTATGCCTTTTGCTTATCCCTTGATGTCAACCATTCAAGTGTTATGTGCGCGAATTGGCAGAGTCACTGGCCGTGGCCTTTCCGCCAATATGAAGCTGGCATTTCCACCCGCAGTATTAATTGCCTTGGTCAGTATTTTGTTAATCGCCAATGTTCTCAATATTGCCGCTGACATTGCAGCCATGGGTGAAGTTGCGCAGCTGGTAACAGGCATTAATTGGCACATCATGACGGGTGTGTTCGTTTTACTGACTTTAATTTTGCAGATTCTCATTCCCTATCGTCACTATGTATTTTTCTTGAAGTGGCTATCCCTTTCTCTATTAGCCTATGGCGCAGTGTTATTTACAGTACATGTCCCGTGGGGTGAGGTGGTGTGGAAAACTTTTTTCCCTACCATCACCTTCAATGCAGCCTCTGCAGCAGTAGTCGTAGGAATTTTTGGCACCACGATTAGTCCTTACTTATTCTTTTGGCAAGCATCTCAAGAAGTTGAGGATATGAATCTACGCCATGAAAATAGCCTGCTTTTAGGCAATGCAAAAGAAATTCATTCTGAGCTCAGAAGAATTCAGTGGGACACCTGGAGTGGGATGTTGTATTCCAATGTTGCGGCGTACTGCATTATTTTGGCTACTGCCGTCACTTTGCATGTAGTGGGCATTCGAGATATTAATACCGCAGCTGAAGCAGCATCAGCACTCAGGCCATTGGCAGGTGAATTTGCCTTTATGTTATTTGCCTTGGGTATCTTGGGGGTTGGCTTGATGGGTGTGCCTGTTTTAGCTGGATCGGCAGCTTACGCTCTATCTGAAGTATTTGGCTGGCGCTCTAGCCTTGAGGATAACGCCGCGCAAGCCGGCAAGTTTTACGCCATTATTGCCATTAGTGTTCTCGGAGCCTTGGCTATTCAATATTCTCCTATAAGCCCGATGAAGGCATTGTTCTGGAGCGCCGTTCTGAATGGTGTGGTGGCAGTGCCGTTGATGGTGGCAATCATGATTCTGTCATCTAGGTCTTCAGTGATGGGGCCTCACGTAGCAACTTTGAGCATGAAAATACTTGGTTGGCTTGCAACGGGCTTTATGGCGGTGGCGGCTGTCTATATGTTTGTTGCCTAAAGCCATATCTTGGTAACATTGCTCGATGTTTAATTCTCTTGTAGCTCCTTTAAGTCAATCCTTTCATGCCCATACATTGGCATTTTTTGTTTGTGCAGTCATCAGTGTATTAATTGTTGGAATTTCTAAGAGTGGATTTGGAGCGGGACTCGGAATTCTTTCTCTACCCTTAATGGCAAGTCAATCGAGCATCAATGAGGCGTTAGCTATTTTGCTACCCTTGCTCATCGCAATTGATTTAGTGGGCTTGCGTCGCTTTATCCGAAACGCCAATTGGAGAATACTCAAACTCATTTTGCCCCCTGCAATTGTGGGTTTAGCCCTTGGCATGTTTTTCTTTACCGCAATCACCCCAAAGGTTCTTACGCTCTCTATCGGAATATTTACATTGCTCTTCTTAATGCAGAACCTGGCAATGACATACTTTGATTCTAGGGAGGCGAAGCCCTATCCATGGCTGGGGCGCGCTATGGGATTAACTTCGGGATTTACTTCCTTTGTGGCGCATATTGGCGGCCCACCCATTACTGTCTTTATGTTGAGAGAAAACCTGTTGCCGATGGTCTATACATCAACGCTGGGTGTTTTCTTTACCTTCATTAATTTTGGTAAGTTGGGCCCCTATGCATATTTAGAGCTTCTGAACTTTCAACAATTAGCCACTTCGCTTTTGCTTTTGCCCTGCGTTCCATTTGGTGTGTATTTTGGATTCTATTTAGCGAAGCGTATTTCGATGAAATGGTACTACCATATCGTACGATTTTTCTTGCTGGTCGCGAGCATCAAACTAATCTCAGATGGCCTGCTTTAGCCTTTAATTAATACGCTTCGCAAAAAGCGAGAGATATCTTGGAGCTCTTCATGATTGACAGAGTGCTCCATTGGATATTCATTCCAACTGACTTGATAACCCAATTTTTCTAGCAAGGCGCAGGATGCTTCAGCACGAGCAGGAATGACTACCGGGTCGTATAAACCATGGGCCATAAAAATCGGCGTACTTTGGTTGGAGGGATGTTTTTCAAGTGAAAGGGTTGTTGCAAGGGGTAGGTAGCCAGATAAAGCCATGATGCCCGCTAGTTGGTGGGGAAAGCGGAGGCCTATTTGCAGCGCCATGGCGCAACCTTGAGAAAATCCGGCAAGAACAATATTTTCATAGGCAATTCCATGACTTGCTTCGTTAATAATGATTTCTTTAATCGCTGTTGCTGAGCGCGCAATACCAGAAGCATCTTCTTGGGCCACTAAGTCTCTACCAATAATGTCATACCAGGCTGGCATGACATATCCGCCATTGACTGTTACCGGCATATTCGGCGCGCTTGGAAATATAAAGCGAATCGCAGGGCAGCCTTCCAAGTTGAGCTCTGGAACGATGGGTACAAAATCATTCCCATCGGCACCAAGACCATGGAGCCAAATTACAGCAGCGCTAGGATTAGGGGCGGTTTCTATTTCAATGCAGGGCAACATAAGTTTTAGCTCTTCAGGTGATTGAGTTCTGATTATCGACGCATATCAGCCTCTTTGTTATATGCCGATGCTCAGTTTGGCCTAAAGATTCAGAAGATAGCTAAAAGCATCCCGGAAAGAGAGCCTTCTAAATGGCAATAATGATTAAGTCCACCATCCGGTCTTTTGGGGTGTAAGATGTTTTTGACATCTTCTATATATATCAGGAGGTTTAATGAAGCCCTTCTTTATTGACTATCCGCAGGAAAAGATCGCGGAGCATCAACATGCTTATCGATGTGCTTATTGCAAGATTCCAACAACAGTGATTTTTGGGTTGATCGAAAATCACGACGAAGCATGTCAATATCGTCAGCAGCAAAGTAAATGGGTTCAGCTAGAGGCTAAGCTCAAACCGCACCATGCACATTTTGATGAACCCCATGCTGACGAGGTCGATTAAATGAAAACGTATCCTATTGCTATTGAGTTGACTGTTTGGTTTGATCTCGGTTTAAGTCAATATGAAATTGCGCTTGATGAGACGCCGACAATATCTGTCAAGAAAACAGATGATGTCTTGCATACCAAGGGACTTTCCCTGGCAGAGGTAGACTTACTAATAGAGGCCATTGAAACCCTGAAGGTTCCAGTAGCCGAGGAGACTGAGGCTAATGTGACAGATAAGAGCTCATCAAGCTATGAGTTGATTGTGGAGTCCGCCCACTTTTCTTTGGAGTACAACTGGGAAACAGCGGACTTGGAAAACTCAAGCGTATTTGCTTCTGTAGAAAAGCTGGCTGCCTTAATCGAGGTCTTGGGCGTGACTAGCGAATGACTTAGCGTTGGTATTCCTTAAGTCTCAACCACCACGAAGTCGCCCTGGGATACTTTTTCCCTAAATTGAGAGAAGGAAAAGAGCGCCCTAATTTTTTTCGTATTGATTACCTCAATCTTTCCTTCTGGGGTGAGATTGGCGGCATATTCACCTTCCGGAAATAAAGCTTCTGGAATATTTTCAGTGTTATGAATTTGGGCGCTGAGCACAAGGCTTTTTGTAATTTTGATACGCATGCCGTATCTTAGGTTCTAGAAATTAGTACTAATTTTTCTTGTGCACTTTTGTAAATCTACATGCACCAAATAAGGGCTTAAAAGAATCAATATTGGGCTCTTTACGTCCTGAGGGCAGCGATATTCCATCTTAGCAACTTTCTAGGGAATACCTTTATAGGATCTTCCCTAGAAATCAGGGTTCTGGTGGCAGTTTAAGGCGTAATTCCTGCTTTTCACTTATTAAAATTTAGGCTGCTTATACGTTTTCATTTTCAAGGAGAAACGCATGTCTGATGCTGTCGTAGCGCGCATAGAGGCTAATCCAAAATACCAAGAGCTAAAGCGCAAGCGCAGCTCATTTGGTTGGGCCCTCTGTATTTTGATGTTTATTGTCTATTACGGTTACATTGCTTTGATCGCTTTTGATAAGCCATTCTTGGCACAGCCAATTGGCGATGGCGTGATTACCTTGGGTATTCCTATTGGTATGGGTGTAATCATTTTCACGATCCTTATCACTGGTATTTACGTTCGCCGTGCGAATAATGAATACGACACCTTAACTGCTGAAATTTTGAAGGATGCCGTTAAATGAATCGCATAGAAAAATTATTGTGTGCATTAGCACTTTTAGTATTGCCTGTATTGGCAATCGCAGCTGGCGCCGATATGGGCCAGATTGAAAAACAAGAAACCAACTGGGTTGCTATTGGTATGTTTGCGGCATTCGTTGCCGGTACTCTTTTCATTACTAAGTGGGCCGCTACTAAAACGAAGTCTGCTGCAGACTTCTATACTGGTGGTGGTGGCATTACAGGTTTCCAAAACGGCTTGGCTATTGCTGGTGACTACATGTCTGCAGCTTCCTTTTTGGGTATTTCTGCAGCGGTTATGGCTAACGGCTATGACGGCTTGATTTACTCTATCGGATTCTTGGTGGGCTGGCCAGTAATTACCTTCTTGATGGCTGAGCGTTTACGTAACTTAGGTAAATTTACTTTTGCCGACGTTGCTGGATATCGTTTCCAGCAAGGCCCAATTAGAGCCTTTGCCGCATCTGGTACTTTGGTTGTTGTTGCGTTCTACCTGATCGCTCAAATGGTTGGTGCCGGTCAATTGATCAAATTGCTCTTCGGCCTTGAGTACTGGATGGCTGTTGTGATCGTTGGTTGCTTGATGATGATCTATGTGTTGTTCGGCGGTATGACTGCAACTACATGGGTTCAAATCATTAAAGCTTGCTTGCTATTAGCGGGCGTAACCTTCATGGCATTTATGGTATTGGCTGAGTATGGCTTTAGCCCAGCAGCGTTGTTTGCAAAAGCAGTTGAGGTGAAAACAGCGATTGCAGCTAATGCTGGTAAGACACCAGAAGAAGCAGCTAAAGCTGGTTTAAGCATCATGGGTCCAGGTGGATTTATTAAGGATCCAATTTCAGCGATCTCCTTCGGTATGGCATTGATGTTTGGTACGGCCGGTTTACCGCATATCTTGATGCGTTTCTTCACCGTACCCGATGCAAAAGAAGCGCGTAAATCTGTTTTGTGGGCAACTACATGGATCGGTTACTTCTACGTCTTAATTTTCATTATCGGTTTTGGTGCGATCACGTTAGTGTTGACCAATCCTGAGATGGCAAACGTGGCTAAAGGGGTAATCAACGGTGGTGCAGGTACCGCAAACATGGCTGCTGTTTTGGTTGCTAAGGTTGTTGGCGGAAATATTTTCTTTGGCTTTATCTCTGCAGTAGCATTTGCGACGATCTTGGCTGTGGTTGCCGGTTTAACCTTGTCAGGTGCTTCAGCGGTATCCCATGATCTTTACGCTACGGTGATCAAGAAAGGAAATGCGGATAGTGCAGCTGAGTTAAAAGTATCTCGTTTAACTACTTTGACTTTGGGTGTTATTGCGGTGGTTTTAGGCATCGTTTTTGAAAAGCAAAATATTGCTTTCATGGTGTCCTTAGCCTTCGCGATTGCCGCTTCTGCGAACTTCCCAGTATTGTTTATGTCGGTTCTTTGGAAGAATTGCACCACTAAGGGCGCCGTCATCGGCGGCTTCTTGGGTCTCGTGTCTTCTGTAGCGTTGACCGTAGTTTCTCCATCAGTATGGGAAGCGGTGTTGGGTAATCCGAAGGGTTCTGCATTATTCCCTTATTCATCACCAGCCTTGTTCTCTATCACGATTGGCTTCCTAGGTGTTTGGTTGTTCTCTATTTTAGATAACAGTGAAAACGCTAAGAAAGAGCGCGCTGCATTTGCTGCCCAGCAAGTTCGCTCTGAAACTGGTTTTGGTGCATCAGGAGCTTCTGGTCACTAAGAGTGAAGCGGAACTAAGTTCAAATAAAAAGCCAGGAGTAATCCTGGTTTTTTATTGGGCGCTCACTTTTTATGGTTTGAGCAATTGACGAAGCTTAATAAAAGCCATCCCAGTCATTACGGCATCATTCAATGCATCATGTGCATCTCGTACCGGCAGGTTTAAATCCTTCATCAGCGTATCAAAACGAAGATCAATCATCTGTCCGCGAAGATTAATGGGGAGCTGAGCATTCTTATATTCATAGTACATAGCCGATACTTCAATCTTAGGTTGCGGCAATCCTTGCCCTAGCATGCGCCAGATGATCTTGTGTAGCATGGCCATATCAAACTCCAGGTAGTAGCCCACAATCGGGCGGCTTCCAATAAATTGCATTAATTTTGCTACTGCGACTTCTGGATCAAGTCCATTTGCAATATCGAGTTCCCGTAGCCGATGAATTTTGACGCTCTCTGCTGAGACTTCTTTATCTGGTTTAACAAGAAGCTCTAGCCGTTCACTCGTTATGAGCTGATTACCAACTATTTTGACGGCACCAATAGAAATGATTTGGTCTTGGGCTACATTCAGGCCAGTCGTTTCGCAATCAATGACTACCCATTCATTTGGCGGTGGCGGATTAAACATGAATTTATAGCGTTCATCTGCCAGGTGATAGATGAGCCATTCACGCCAGATGGCGTGATAGAACTTCCTTAATGGGCTTGGTACCAATCGATTCATGCAAACTCAAGGTGGAAGTGCTGGCGCAAAAATTGCTTAAAGCGTTTCACGACACTCAGGGAGTCTTTGAGGAGATCTCGCTCTAAGGTGGATAGTCGGCTAATATCAATTTCACCCGAAACTTCTTTATCGGTTTCTAGCTCGGAAATACCACTCATCAGCCGCAACTCCATTAGAAGATGTAAAGATTCATTGACGTCTTCGAAGAGATCTTTTGGAAACTTATTAAGGCGTACTAGTTCATTAATTCTCTCGGCAGTAGAGTTGGCCCAAATATGGTTCTCTAATGCCAGGGCACGCACGCCATGCACGATAGAAAAGATACCTGCTTTTTTGAGATTAATGCGGTTCTCATGCCCCTCGCCACCTAGAGTAAGGAGGCGATTCCACCAGCCAATTTCAGAGGAGAAGCTTTCAATCGCTGAAGCAAACCTGGCCAGCAAGAACTGGTTATCGGTAACGAGGTTAAATAACGCCTTTTTAATTGCGAACAGCAAATCGGCATTCCCAGTAATTGGGTGGGAGTCTAAAAAGATAGCTAAATTCATAAGGCTATCTGGAG is a window of Polynucleobacter asymbioticus QLW-P1DMWA-1 DNA encoding:
- a CDS encoding cation acetate symporter, which gives rise to MNRIEKLLCALALLVLPVLAIAAGADMGQIEKQETNWVAIGMFAAFVAGTLFITKWAATKTKSAADFYTGGGGITGFQNGLAIAGDYMSAASFLGISAAVMANGYDGLIYSIGFLVGWPVITFLMAERLRNLGKFTFADVAGYRFQQGPIRAFAASGTLVVVAFYLIAQMVGAGQLIKLLFGLEYWMAVVIVGCLMMIYVLFGGMTATTWVQIIKACLLLAGVTFMAFMVLAEYGFSPAALFAKAVEVKTAIAANAGKTPEEAAKAGLSIMGPGGFIKDPISAISFGMALMFGTAGLPHILMRFFTVPDAKEARKSVLWATTWIGYFYVLIFIIGFGAITLVLTNPEMANVAKGVINGGAGTANMAAVLVAKVVGGNIFFGFISAVAFATILAVVAGLTLSGASAVSHDLYATVIKKGNADSAAELKVSRLTTLTLGVIAVVLGIVFEKQNIAFMVSLAFAIAASANFPVLFMSVLWKNCTTKGAVIGGFLGLVSSVALTVVSPSVWEAVLGNPKGSALFPYSSPALFSITIGFLGVWLFSILDNSENAKKERAAFAAQQVRSETGFGASGASGH
- a CDS encoding NRAMP family divalent metal transporter, producing MNFSAIWARIKQHPLSRVGPGLVTGVADDDPSGIVTYSQAGAQFGLNMLWTMPFAYPLMSTIQVLCARIGRVTGRGLSANMKLAFPPAVLIALVSILLIANVLNIAADIAAMGEVAQLVTGINWHIMTGVFVLLTLILQILIPYRHYVFFLKWLSLSLLAYGAVLFTVHVPWGEVVWKTFFPTITFNAASAAVVVGIFGTTISPYLFFWQASQEVEDMNLRHENSLLLGNAKEIHSELRRIQWDTWSGMLYSNVAAYCIILATAVTLHVVGIRDINTAAEAASALRPLAGEFAFMLFALGILGVGLMGVPVLAGSAAYALSEVFGWRSSLEDNAAQAGKFYAIIAISVLGALAIQYSPISPMKALFWSAVLNGVVAVPLMVAIMILSSRSSVMGPHVATLSMKILGWLATGFMAVAAVYMFVA
- a CDS encoding sulfite exporter TauE/SafE family protein, translated to MFNSLVAPLSQSFHAHTLAFFVCAVISVLIVGISKSGFGAGLGILSLPLMASQSSINEALAILLPLLIAIDLVGLRRFIRNANWRILKLILPPAIVGLALGMFFFTAITPKVLTLSIGIFTLLFLMQNLAMTYFDSREAKPYPWLGRAMGLTSGFTSFVAHIGGPPITVFMLRENLLPMVYTSTLGVFFTFINFGKLGPYAYLELLNFQQLATSLLLLPCVPFGVYFGFYLAKRISMKWYYHIVRFFLLVASIKLISDGLL
- a CDS encoding 3'-5' exonuclease, translating into MNRLVPSPLRKFYHAIWREWLIYHLADERYKFMFNPPPPNEWVVIDCETTGLNVAQDQIISIGAVKIVGNQLITSERLELLVKPDKEVSAESVKIHRLRELDIANGLDPEVAVAKLMQFIGSRPIVGYYLEFDMAMLHKIIWRMLGQGLPQPKIEVSAMYYEYKNAQLPINLRGQMIDLRFDTLMKDLNLPVRDAHDALNDAVMTGMAFIKLRQLLKP
- a CDS encoding alpha/beta hydrolase gives rise to the protein MLPCIEIETAPNPSAAVIWLHGLGADGNDFVPIVPELNLEGCPAIRFIFPSAPNMPVTVNGGYVMPAWYDIIGRDLVAQEDASGIARSATAIKEIIINEASHGIAYENIVLAGFSQGCAMALQIGLRFPHQLAGIMALSGYLPLATTLSLEKHPSNQSTPIFMAHGLYDPVVIPARAEASCALLEKLGYQVSWNEYPMEHSVNHEELQDISRFLRSVLIKG
- a CDS encoding DUF485 domain-containing protein, with the translated sequence MSDAVVARIEANPKYQELKRKRSSFGWALCILMFIVYYGYIALIAFDKPFLAQPIGDGVITLGIPIGMGVIIFTILITGIYVRRANNEYDTLTAEILKDAVK